The Aureitalea marina genome includes a window with the following:
- a CDS encoding PKD domain-containing protein: MKVMRYIQSIFIIIVLLSAGGCSEDDRDLGFIDSIPAPSNLKLQVQLSQDNSGVTTLTPSGESVAAYTLDYGDGSEAIELAPGESTTHVYPEGTYTATLIGRNLNGEETEITQSVVVSFRPPENLEVTVVGVPGDNFSVNVSASADFAVGFEVFFGDQDPEEPTPLMIGETITYTYPDVGTYQLRVVALSGGAETSEATVEVVIENPIILPVDFESESIDYAFSDFGGAINQVIDNPDPSGSNTSAKVAEFFKEPGAEIFAGTILQLGSPIDFSQFQGFTMNVWSPKPGITVKLKLENADDSNIAAEVDATTSTTNAWETVIFDFSSADLEQEYSKLVVFLDFGNTGEGTTFYFDNIAQATPPSNQVTLPLDFEDSNLDYGLIGFEGAESAVIANPDPSGINTSMTVVETTKTEGAQFFAGTLIPLDVPIDFSISEKISIKTWSPKAGIPVRLKLEADDPGQFVELDVNTTVANGWEELIWDFSGQTAGLQATKVIIFFEFVVDLPGDGSTYYFDDVQLAADGVQLPIDFEDTELDYEIIGFEGAESTLVANPVSGGINTSGNVIQTIKTDGAQFFAGTAIPLDVPVVFGSNQRISIKTYSPKAGIPVRLKLENGNGDFVELDANTTAENAWEELIWDFTGQDTSPAFDTVVVFFEFIVDLPGDGTTYYFDDIQFAN; encoded by the coding sequence ATGAAAGTAATGCGATATATACAATCAATATTCATCATCATAGTGCTACTGTCCGCTGGCGGATGTAGCGAAGATGATCGGGACCTGGGGTTCATCGATTCGATACCCGCTCCGTCCAACCTGAAATTGCAGGTTCAGTTGAGCCAGGATAATTCAGGTGTAACTACCTTAACACCTAGCGGAGAAAGCGTGGCTGCATATACCCTCGATTATGGGGATGGTAGCGAGGCTATCGAACTTGCCCCTGGTGAAAGTACCACACATGTTTATCCTGAAGGGACGTACACAGCAACCTTGATCGGGAGAAACCTGAATGGGGAAGAAACTGAGATCACCCAATCCGTAGTAGTGTCATTCCGACCTCCTGAGAATCTGGAAGTTACGGTAGTCGGTGTGCCTGGCGATAATTTCTCAGTCAATGTATCGGCCTCTGCCGATTTTGCCGTTGGCTTTGAGGTTTTCTTTGGGGATCAGGATCCAGAAGAACCCACTCCGCTGATGATCGGTGAAACAATTACCTACACTTACCCTGATGTGGGAACTTATCAATTGCGTGTTGTTGCCTTAAGTGGTGGCGCCGAAACCTCGGAAGCGACTGTAGAGGTGGTCATTGAAAACCCGATCATTTTGCCCGTAGATTTCGAATCGGAAAGCATCGATTACGCATTTAGCGATTTCGGAGGGGCTATTAACCAAGTTATCGATAACCCGGACCCCTCAGGCTCCAATACAAGCGCTAAAGTTGCCGAATTCTTTAAGGAACCAGGTGCGGAGATCTTTGCTGGGACCATCCTTCAACTTGGATCTCCTATCGATTTTTCTCAATTCCAAGGCTTTACCATGAATGTTTGGTCTCCTAAGCCTGGGATCACGGTGAAGCTGAAACTGGAAAATGCCGATGACTCCAATATTGCTGCGGAAGTGGATGCCACAACTTCAACAACCAATGCTTGGGAAACCGTCATATTTGACTTCAGTTCGGCCGATCTGGAACAGGAATATTCCAAGTTGGTCGTATTCCTCGACTTTGGAAACACAGGAGAAGGAACGACCTTCTATTTTGATAATATAGCACAAGCAACTCCTCCAAGTAACCAGGTAACACTTCCATTGGATTTTGAAGACAGTAACCTTGACTATGGCTTGATCGGATTTGAAGGTGCAGAATCTGCAGTAATCGCCAATCCTGATCCTAGTGGGATCAACACCAGCATGACTGTGGTAGAAACCACCAAAACCGAGGGTGCGCAGTTCTTCGCTGGTACACTAATCCCGCTAGATGTGCCGATAGATTTCAGTATCTCGGAGAAGATCTCCATCAAAACCTGGTCTCCTAAGGCAGGTATCCCGGTTAGACTTAAGTTGGAAGCAGATGATCCGGGCCAATTTGTAGAGTTGGATGTAAATACGACAGTAGCGAATGGCTGGGAAGAACTGATCTGGGATTTCTCCGGTCAAACAGCCGGTTTACAGGCTACCAAAGTCATCATATTCTTTGAGTTTGTAGTTGACCTTCCCGGAGATGGATCGACCTATTACTTTGACGATGTCCAGTTGGCTGCCGACGGTGTTCAATTGCCAATAGACTTTGAGGATACAGAACTGGATTACGAGATCATCGGATTTGAAGGTGCGGAATCTACCTTGGTTGCCAACCCGGTCTCAGGAGGTATCAACACAAGTGGTAATGTGATACAAACCATTAAGACCGATGGCGCCCAGTTCTTCGCCGGTACGGCTATTCCATTGGACGTTCCTGTTGTATTTGGTTCTAACCAACGCATTAGTATAAAGACCTATTCTCCTAAAGCGGGAATACCGGTACGGCTAAAACTTGAAAACGGCAACGGTGACTTTGTGGAACTCGATGCCAATACCACCGCAGAGAATGCCTGGGAGGAACTCATTTGGGACTTTACAGGACAAGATACGAGCCCAGCCTTTGATACCGTAGTGGTTTTCTTTGAGTTCATAGTTGACCTGCCCGGTGATGGAACCACCTATTATTTTGATGATATTCAATTCGCGAATTAA
- a CDS encoding glycoside hydrolase family 16 protein, which produces MKKKLIIGMLALIGIMISCQEDDVEFGPVVVPANLTVNVDVASDQSGNVSVQVSADGATIIHVVFEEDLDPTLISSGETAEFRYTQSGQYTKVINVIAYGTGGASVSEAIIIDLDVRLIIPDEILFKIAGDGSKDWIWDSSNAGHFGVGDPAVDFPNFFVAGPGQLNPCLYDDVLTFSYDADGNYFFDLQTEGETFINWAEVKRFYPDATPGEFADECRFIDDQISVNTNFVILDDPINETLQLTVNNSVMSYWSGATTYQITELTDEKLVIRGIQETFDPPGTTLAWYHTFVPSNTTPPPPDCGGTTGDTGSGNNDVLVWADEFNDDGAPCDENWSYNIGTGEDGWGNGESQYYTDRPENVIVEDGVLKITAKREDFAESEFTSARLISYQKFDFTYGRVEARAKLATGGGTWPAIWTLGSDFETNPWPAAGEMDLMEHVGNEQDQIFSSLHFPGNSGGNAVTESTMVPGVSDEFHIYSMEWTAAEIRFAVDGEVYHVFQNNGDLPFNKNFFLILNVAMGGNFGGAIDPAFQESTMEIDYIRVYQ; this is translated from the coding sequence ATGAAGAAAAAACTAATTATCGGAATGCTCGCCCTCATCGGCATCATGATCTCCTGTCAGGAGGATGATGTTGAATTTGGACCAGTAGTCGTACCTGCTAATCTGACGGTCAATGTCGATGTAGCCTCCGATCAATCTGGAAATGTGAGCGTACAAGTAAGTGCGGATGGAGCAACTATCATTCACGTGGTGTTTGAAGAGGACCTGGATCCAACACTGATCTCCAGTGGAGAGACGGCCGAATTTCGTTATACTCAATCTGGACAATACACTAAGGTGATCAATGTGATCGCATACGGTACGGGTGGCGCCTCCGTTTCTGAGGCGATCATCATCGATCTGGATGTCCGTTTGATCATACCGGACGAAATCCTGTTCAAGATTGCGGGCGATGGAAGCAAAGATTGGATATGGGATTCGAGTAATGCCGGTCATTTCGGTGTAGGAGATCCTGCGGTCGACTTCCCAAACTTCTTTGTTGCAGGCCCTGGTCAACTTAATCCTTGTTTGTACGATGATGTCCTAACATTTAGCTATGATGCGGATGGTAATTATTTCTTCGATCTGCAAACTGAAGGCGAGACCTTTATCAATTGGGCAGAGGTTAAGCGTTTTTATCCGGATGCAACCCCGGGAGAATTCGCGGATGAATGCCGCTTTATAGATGATCAGATCTCGGTGAATACCAATTTTGTTATCCTGGACGATCCGATCAATGAAACGCTGCAATTGACAGTAAACAATAGCGTGATGTCTTACTGGTCTGGTGCTACCACCTATCAGATAACGGAATTGACCGATGAGAAACTGGTCATTAGAGGTATACAGGAGACTTTTGACCCCCCTGGCACAACACTGGCTTGGTATCACACCTTTGTTCCTTCAAACACAACCCCACCACCTCCGGACTGTGGCGGAACCACTGGAGATACGGGGTCTGGTAACAACGATGTGCTCGTTTGGGCCGACGAATTCAATGATGACGGAGCACCATGTGACGAAAACTGGAGCTATAACATCGGAACAGGAGAAGATGGATGGGGTAATGGAGAATCTCAATACTACACTGACCGCCCTGAGAATGTCATCGTTGAAGACGGCGTATTAAAGATAACAGCTAAACGGGAGGACTTTGCAGAAAGCGAGTTCACCTCTGCCCGCTTGATCAGTTATCAAAAATTTGATTTCACCTATGGACGTGTCGAAGCCAGAGCAAAATTAGCCACCGGTGGCGGAACCTGGCCTGCCATCTGGACACTAGGCTCGGATTTTGAGACGAATCCCTGGCCAGCTGCAGGCGAGATGGACCTGATGGAGCATGTCGGTAATGAACAGGATCAGATCTTTTCTTCGCTTCATTTTCCAGGCAATTCTGGAGGCAATGCAGTTACCGAATCGACCATGGTACCTGGTGTATCGGACGAATTCCATATTTACAGTATGGAGTGGACAGCCGCTGAGATTCGCTTTGCGGTAGATGGAGAAGTCTATCACGTCTTCCAAAACAATGGTGATCTGCCGTTTAACAAAAACTTCTTCCTGATCCTTAACGTGGCAATGGGAGGAAACTTCGGTGGTGCTATAGACCCGGCGTTCCAGGAATCAACTATGGAAATCGATTATATCCGGGTATACCAATAA